A DNA window from Paenibacillus sp. HWE-109 contains the following coding sequences:
- a CDS encoding STM4014 family protein has translation MAPMLLIGNPGNRRTNGVQAARVRLGMSPAVVVPYLALLKGEISLAEVAEREGLQLGKTPWLRLDAPGEDHEVECALMALGSPDAAGLNGGDRLLPFGERSDPDPWSQAMIAGLKEQPGRLYHPSQWFRGYGRLLARIEQEAAELWPEGQWVNAPRDIVAMFDKRRTHEVLQAAGVPVPRPLAEPDRISNYEELKEFMLMQRKHRIFIKLACGSGACGVVAYQINPVTGAELAVTTVGVESYLSRPSMFYNSMKILTYSDRKTIRTIVNWLLQQGTHIEQWIAKAAYEERSFDVRQLVVAGEPCHSIARVSRSPITNLHLRSERMSLEAVGLDANLRNSVGVCAAQALAAFPGSLVAGVDVLLSRGALQPYVLDVNPFGDLLYKVQFQGEDTYAWELMNCAKGEQI, from the coding sequence ATGGCACCGATGCTATTAATCGGCAACCCTGGGAATCGCCGGACGAACGGCGTGCAAGCAGCAAGGGTTAGACTTGGCATGTCCCCAGCGGTTGTCGTGCCCTATCTGGCTTTGTTAAAAGGCGAGATTTCGCTAGCCGAAGTGGCTGAACGTGAGGGCTTGCAGTTGGGGAAGACACCTTGGCTGCGTTTGGATGCACCTGGGGAGGATCATGAAGTTGAATGCGCATTAATGGCACTAGGTTCTCCAGATGCCGCAGGCTTGAATGGCGGAGATCGGTTGCTGCCATTCGGCGAGCGAAGCGATCCTGATCCGTGGTCTCAAGCGATGATCGCGGGTTTGAAGGAGCAGCCAGGTCGACTGTATCATCCATCCCAGTGGTTTCGCGGCTATGGACGCTTGCTTGCTCGGATTGAGCAGGAAGCAGCCGAGCTATGGCCAGAAGGACAGTGGGTGAACGCGCCGCGAGACATAGTCGCTATGTTTGATAAAAGAAGGACGCATGAGGTGTTGCAAGCGGCAGGTGTGCCTGTTCCTCGGCCATTGGCTGAGCCTGATCGGATTTCGAATTATGAAGAATTGAAGGAATTCATGCTCATGCAACGGAAGCACCGGATATTCATCAAGCTAGCTTGCGGATCGGGCGCATGCGGTGTTGTCGCTTATCAAATTAATCCAGTCACTGGCGCGGAATTAGCAGTAACAACAGTTGGCGTTGAGTCTTATCTGTCCAGGCCTTCGATGTTTTATAATTCTATGAAGATTCTCACCTATTCAGACAGGAAGACGATCAGAACCATCGTTAACTGGCTGCTTCAGCAGGGTACGCATATCGAGCAATGGATAGCGAAGGCCGCTTACGAAGAGAGGTCCTTCGATGTCCGTCAACTTGTTGTTGCTGGAGAACCCTGTCATAGCATTGCCAGGGTTAGTCGATCCCCGATTACGAACCTGCATTTGCGCAGTGAGCGGATGAGTCTGGAGGCTGTAGGATTGGATGCAAACTTGCGAAATTCCGTAGGGGTGTGTGCGGCTCAAGCACTTGCGGCATTTCCCGGTTCTTTGGTTGCTGGCGTGGATGTATTGCTGAGCCGCGGGGCATTGCAGCCGTATGTGTTAGACGTCAATCCGTTCGGCGACTTGCTTTACAAGGTGCAGTTCCAAGGAGAAGACACTTATGCCTGGGAACTTATGAACTGTGCTAAAGGGGAACAGATATGA
- a CDS encoding VOC family protein has product MNPIMNRIGTVFIPVSNIENARDWYCKLLGLPADGEVLFGHLFILPMEGTGIVLDSKIYQEDRLYKTPAFHFNTTNIEAAFEFLKASDIELATGIEHNQWINFKDPDGNLLMVCRC; this is encoded by the coding sequence ATGAATCCCATTATGAATCGTATTGGAACTGTGTTTATTCCCGTAAGCAACATTGAAAATGCTCGTGATTGGTATTGCAAGCTGCTAGGTTTGCCGGCAGACGGAGAAGTGCTGTTCGGTCATCTATTCATCCTGCCTATGGAGGGTACAGGGATTGTACTGGACAGTAAAATATACCAAGAAGATCGGCTGTACAAAACGCCGGCTTTCCATTTCAACACGACGAATATCGAAGCGGCATTCGAATTCCTCAAAGCTAGCGACATTGAACTCGCCACAGGCATTGAGCATAATCAGTGGATCAATTTCAAAGATCCTGATGGTAATCTTTTGATGGTTTGCAGATGTTAA
- a CDS encoding GGDEF domain-containing protein, producing the protein MDLLLDMKTIFITLVIGHLFTVILISAYWSQHPKDTTMNIFFAGKCVQALAWIVLIWRGGIPDTVTISLTNSLLFLGFSLETVALLKLQQQFHVSTRRFYISMTSAIMICFHLCLFFYNVERVRILVGSLGLAVLIILPAYRMMKDEASSLLMKMMGCIYLLISLALVIRSVFALLLNNLMGFFTPSFYQTISFIVLYLVMILGNTGFVLLLKERADRELTMLANYDDLTGILNRRMFVLHARRILSSFAKKGKPVSLLLFDIDEFKTINDTYGHDTGDLVLQDLCKRISSLLGKHDLFGRYGGDEFAILLPGAGIEESTAKAELFRRAIAGTTNSELPAAYTISLGVVTLIPNPDTQLETLYSSCDKALYGAKNNGRNGVFRH; encoded by the coding sequence ATGGATTTGTTATTGGATATGAAGACAATCTTCATCACGTTAGTCATTGGGCACCTGTTTACCGTTATTTTAATTAGCGCTTATTGGAGTCAACACCCTAAAGATACAACAATGAATATCTTTTTTGCTGGAAAATGTGTTCAAGCTCTAGCCTGGATTGTCCTAATTTGGCGTGGTGGAATTCCTGATACGGTAACAATCTCATTGACCAATTCTCTCCTTTTCCTCGGATTCAGCTTGGAAACTGTAGCGTTGCTCAAACTGCAGCAGCAATTTCATGTGTCCACCAGAAGATTCTATATCAGCATGACAAGTGCCATCATGATCTGTTTTCACTTATGTCTTTTCTTTTACAATGTTGAGCGAGTGCGCATTCTCGTTGGGTCTTTGGGCCTAGCCGTCCTTATTATTCTTCCCGCTTACCGAATGATGAAGGACGAAGCTTCATCTTTGCTTATGAAAATGATGGGCTGCATCTATCTATTAATCAGCTTAGCCCTTGTAATAAGAAGTGTGTTTGCACTTCTTTTGAATAATCTTATGGGGTTTTTCACACCAAGTTTTTATCAAACCATCTCTTTTATAGTCCTTTATCTGGTCATGATTCTAGGGAATACAGGTTTTGTCCTACTTTTGAAAGAACGGGCCGATCGCGAATTAACCATGCTTGCGAATTATGATGATTTAACCGGCATTCTCAACCGGCGAATGTTTGTTCTCCACGCTCGAAGAATTCTTAGCAGTTTCGCTAAAAAAGGGAAGCCTGTTTCCTTATTGCTGTTCGATATCGATGAGTTCAAAACGATTAATGATACCTACGGGCACGATACAGGTGATCTGGTCCTGCAGGATCTATGCAAAAGGATATCGAGCCTATTGGGGAAACATGATTTGTTTGGGCGATATGGCGGCGACGAGTTCGCTATTTTACTTCCCGGCGCGGGCATAGAAGAATCGACTGCTAAAGCGGAATTATTCCGGCGAGCTATCGCTGGGACAACCAATTCGGAACTGCCAGCAGCCTATACCATAAGTTTAGGCGTTGTTACGCTGATTCCAAATCCCGATACACAATTAGAAACGCTGTATTCTTCTTGTGACAAAGCACTCTATGGCGCCAAAAATAACGGTCGAAACGGTGTGTTTCGACACTAA
- a CDS encoding STM4015 family protein — MTEVKLSIDYEQYEEGVKIKDLLEELAAKPESTELNSLIIGDWGGSYENDSSEIVAALTQLKDRFPNLRKLFIGDMGFEECEVSWIMQSNLTPILTEFPELESLTIKGSTGLEIEPVSHAKLQELVIICGGLGKKVLASISQSSFPQLKKLELYMGVEDYGFDGELADILPLIEQGKFPELTYLGLKNSELEDEIAIALADAPILSQLHTLDLSLGTLTDKGAEALLASDQVRKLQFLDLSYHYMSDDMVQRWQASGLSVDTDEQQDADEDEDYRYPSLTE, encoded by the coding sequence ATGACAGAAGTGAAATTATCAATTGATTATGAGCAGTATGAAGAGGGTGTTAAAATCAAGGATCTTCTGGAAGAGCTAGCCGCGAAACCAGAGAGTACGGAGCTAAACAGCCTCATTATCGGTGATTGGGGCGGCTCTTATGAGAATGATTCCAGCGAAATTGTCGCTGCGTTGACGCAATTGAAAGACCGGTTTCCCAACCTGCGCAAATTATTCATTGGTGATATGGGGTTCGAGGAATGCGAGGTATCTTGGATTATGCAAAGCAATCTTACCCCTATCCTAACGGAATTCCCTGAACTGGAATCATTGACGATAAAGGGAAGCACAGGGTTGGAGATAGAGCCGGTGAGCCATGCGAAGCTGCAGGAACTTGTCATTATTTGTGGTGGACTAGGCAAAAAAGTTCTTGCTAGTATTAGTCAATCTTCATTTCCGCAATTAAAAAAGTTGGAGCTTTACATGGGGGTTGAAGACTATGGGTTTGATGGTGAGCTAGCGGATATTCTTCCTCTCATTGAACAGGGTAAATTTCCTGAATTGACGTATCTGGGTTTGAAAAATAGTGAACTTGAAGATGAGATTGCGATTGCGTTGGCAGATGCGCCAATTCTGAGTCAGCTTCATACGTTGGATTTGTCGCTGGGAACGTTAACGGATAAAGGCGCAGAAGCGCTTCTTGCAAGCGATCAGGTGAGAAAATTGCAATTCCTTGATCTCAGCTATCATTACATGTCAGATGACATGGTACAACGATGGCAGGCCTCTGGACTTTCGGTTGATACAGACGAACAACAAGATGCGGATGAGGATGAAGACTATCGCTATCCTTCGCTTACGGAATAA
- a CDS encoding toxic anion resistance protein has product MTTQLVQLKEADIIKVEQEAKQLLQKVSTTDTMELETLMDSIGRMGSKTMEQAGQSLAMLERPVNDLMSGKRSDVQNNILKLRGEIDSLSKSKQLGFFEKIMKKTPLKNYIYKYQSVKTNVNAIVQSLRNGKETLEENMAYMKTLKRNSLESVYNLQMRIAMGENLKQLFEQEIAKPDNEHRKTHLERGLRKVVTRIQSFQEMIILYQQAIAGTDIINDNNDKLIDAVDATIDKTQNLLTVSAMISMAIDDQVQTIDAVNAANSTLNKMFEENSRLLKETTQRTNDLLGKPGVQMESIERGMTDLFAALDLFEQSNRTIIQSATEHTKRLGSISQQMTQRLGLMPGNKPNAELKTSELDELMQ; this is encoded by the coding sequence ATGACAACACAATTGGTGCAATTGAAGGAAGCCGACATCATCAAAGTGGAACAAGAGGCGAAGCAGCTGCTTCAGAAAGTTTCAACAACGGATACCATGGAACTCGAAACACTGATGGATTCCATTGGGCGAATGGGCTCCAAAACTATGGAGCAGGCCGGCCAATCGTTAGCGATGCTGGAGCGGCCCGTGAATGACTTAATGTCAGGAAAGCGATCTGATGTTCAAAACAACATTTTGAAACTGCGCGGTGAAATCGATTCTTTGAGCAAAAGCAAGCAGCTGGGCTTTTTTGAGAAAATCATGAAGAAGACGCCGCTTAAAAACTATATTTACAAATATCAATCCGTCAAAACAAATGTGAATGCGATTGTGCAATCATTACGCAACGGCAAAGAAACCTTGGAAGAAAATATGGCTTACATGAAAACTTTGAAACGAAACTCTCTCGAATCTGTTTACAATTTGCAGATGAGAATCGCGATGGGAGAGAACCTGAAGCAGCTATTTGAACAAGAGATCGCCAAACCCGACAATGAGCATCGCAAAACACACCTGGAAAGAGGCCTGCGTAAAGTCGTTACACGCATTCAATCCTTTCAAGAGATGATTATTCTGTATCAACAAGCGATCGCCGGAACGGATATTATTAATGACAATAATGATAAACTCATCGATGCTGTGGATGCGACAATTGATAAAACGCAAAACCTGCTTACCGTTTCCGCGATGATTTCCATGGCTATCGACGATCAAGTTCAAACGATTGATGCCGTCAATGCCGCGAATTCTACGCTTAACAAAATGTTCGAAGAGAATTCGCGCTTGCTCAAAGAAACGACGCAAAGGACGAATGACTTGCTAGGCAAACCCGGCGTTCAGATGGAATCCATCGAACGTGGGATGACTGATCTATTTGCCGCCTTGGATTTGTTCGAGCAGTCGAATCGCACAATCATCCAATCTGCGACTGAACATACGAAGCGTCTTGGCTCTATCAGTCAACAGATGACGCAGCGTTTGGGGTTAATGCCAGGCAATAAACCAAACGCAGAATTGAAAACTTCGGAATTGGACGAGCTGATGCAGTAA
- a CDS encoding helix-turn-helix domain-containing protein: MILELAAQLQLNCNIGKVTCEKNWKWDTRHQPLIDYDLWYTWSGAGTMNLHNHTYEIRKGSCFLFRPGDRTLAEHNPQQPLTVTFIHFSLPMAMASELPVYYHVVRDTYLFETYLNHFVETMIPPASEDDSEAKLLLTLLLKQLRREEISTQQPMIDRPNSVIRTIAHQIKQSPGTLHTVEALAEQAQLSPRYFALKFKQVMGITFDQYLIRMRIDRAEHLLRYNGMNVTEVAEALGYNDLSFFSRQFKQIRGKTPSQMMKEAGRIL, encoded by the coding sequence ATCATATTAGAACTAGCAGCTCAACTACAGCTCAACTGCAATATAGGAAAGGTAACCTGTGAAAAGAACTGGAAATGGGACACACGTCATCAACCTTTAATCGATTATGATTTGTGGTATACCTGGAGTGGGGCAGGAACGATGAACTTGCACAATCATACCTATGAGATTCGTAAAGGGAGTTGTTTTCTATTCCGTCCTGGGGACCGAACGCTCGCTGAGCACAATCCTCAACAACCACTGACTGTCACGTTTATTCATTTCTCATTACCAATGGCGATGGCTAGCGAACTTCCTGTCTACTACCATGTCGTCCGAGACACGTATCTTTTTGAAACTTATTTAAACCATTTTGTTGAAACGATGATTCCTCCTGCAAGCGAAGATGATTCCGAAGCAAAGCTATTGTTAACTTTGCTGCTCAAGCAGCTTCGCCGGGAAGAGATAAGCACACAACAACCTATGATAGATCGGCCAAATTCTGTCATTCGTACAATTGCCCATCAAATCAAACAATCTCCTGGTACTCTTCACACTGTGGAAGCACTAGCTGAGCAAGCTCAGCTCTCGCCTCGATACTTCGCGCTTAAATTCAAACAGGTTATGGGTATTACTTTTGATCAGTACTTGATCAGAATGCGGATTGATCGCGCCGAGCATTTATTGCGCTACAATGGCATGAACGTTACCGAAGTTGCGGAAGCACTTGGCTACAACGATCTCTCCTTCTTCAGCCGACAATTCAAGCAGATACGGGGTAAAACGCCCTCACAAATGATGAAGGAAGCCGGCAGAATTCTTTGA
- a CDS encoding YjcZ family sporulation protein, translated as MSYVGGAGCGTGGVGTSSAAILVLFILLVIITSAFVW; from the coding sequence ATGTCTTATGTTGGTGGCGCAGGTTGTGGAACAGGCGGCGTAGGTACTTCTTCAGCAGCAATTTTGGTACTTTTCATTTTGTTGGTTATTATTACAAGCGCATTCGTTTGGTAA
- a CDS encoding STM4013/SEN3800 family hydrolase, producing the protein MTDMNAIIGTHDLVMITLDTLRYDAADLEESNCPNLCGSGSWEKRHTPGSFTYAAHHAFFGGFLPTPATPNKADHVRLFHSKHTGLKTHPHTWLFDTPDLVSGLQAEGYRTICIGGVIFFTKKVPLARVLPGYFQQSYWRMTFGVTNPRSTEHQVNHTIKLLDQLDEKERLFLFLNVSAIHGPNHYYVKGAKRDSIETQRAALRYVDGELGRLFDVLRKRERPVFCLVFSDHGTCYGEDGYEGHRLAHEAVWTVPYREFIL; encoded by the coding sequence ATGACAGATATGAACGCGATTATCGGCACCCATGATCTTGTCATGATTACGCTGGATACACTGCGTTATGATGCTGCTGATCTGGAGGAGTCCAATTGTCCAAACTTATGCGGCAGCGGATCTTGGGAGAAGAGGCATACGCCAGGCAGCTTTACGTATGCGGCTCATCACGCTTTTTTTGGCGGCTTTTTGCCGACGCCGGCAACGCCGAACAAAGCTGATCATGTGCGTTTGTTTCACTCCAAACATACCGGGCTCAAGACGCATCCGCATACATGGCTATTCGATACACCGGATCTCGTATCAGGGTTGCAAGCGGAAGGCTACCGAACGATCTGCATCGGCGGCGTTATTTTCTTTACCAAGAAAGTGCCGCTTGCCCGAGTGCTGCCAGGTTATTTTCAACAAAGCTACTGGCGGATGACGTTTGGCGTAACGAACCCTCGTTCCACAGAGCATCAGGTCAATCACACAATTAAACTTCTGGATCAGTTGGATGAGAAGGAACGGCTGTTTCTATTTCTAAATGTATCTGCGATTCATGGACCTAATCACTATTACGTTAAGGGGGCCAAGCGAGACTCCATAGAGACCCAACGTGCAGCACTGCGCTATGTGGATGGTGAATTAGGTCGTTTGTTCGATGTACTGCGAAAGCGGGAACGGCCTGTGTTCTGTCTTGTTTTCTCAGATCACGGCACTTGTTATGGGGAAGATGGTTATGAAGGACATCGGCTTGCGCATGAAGCTGTATGGACTGTACCTTATCGTGAGTTTATTCTATAA
- the rpiA gene encoding ribose-5-phosphate isomerase RpiA, with product MDKKKLAGEQAATYIEEGMILGLGTGSTVYWTIQKLGELVKQGLRIKGIPTSKATEQQARELGIPILDISEVQEIDLTIDGADEVNPHFALIKGGGGALFREKMVASLSRRLLIVVDDSKVVNTLGKFPLPVEVVPFGWEITSRNIAKLGCSPELRLHTAGPFITDNGNYILDCYFTEIQHPEVLNEQLTKIIGVVETGLFVNMAEMIIVGGDNGVSVRSIPMQSEAANE from the coding sequence ATGGACAAGAAGAAGCTTGCCGGGGAGCAGGCTGCAACCTATATCGAGGAGGGAATGATACTAGGTTTGGGAACCGGTTCGACGGTATATTGGACGATTCAAAAACTAGGAGAGCTTGTAAAACAGGGACTTAGGATCAAGGGAATTCCAACTTCCAAGGCAACGGAACAGCAGGCAAGAGAACTTGGCATTCCAATTCTAGATATTTCCGAAGTGCAGGAAATTGATTTGACGATTGATGGTGCAGACGAAGTAAATCCACATTTTGCTCTTATCAAAGGTGGAGGCGGAGCGTTGTTTCGAGAGAAAATGGTGGCGTCACTTTCCCGCCGTCTGCTTATTGTCGTTGATGACTCCAAAGTGGTGAATACATTAGGGAAATTTCCTTTGCCCGTTGAAGTCGTGCCCTTCGGTTGGGAAATCACAAGCCGCAATATTGCGAAACTGGGCTGCTCTCCAGAACTTCGCCTTCATACGGCAGGGCCCTTTATTACGGACAATGGAAACTATATCCTCGACTGTTATTTTACAGAAATACAGCATCCAGAGGTACTGAATGAACAACTGACTAAGATTATAGGTGTCGTTGAGACAGGACTCTTTGTGAATATGGCGGAAATGATTATCGTCGGCGGGGATAATGGTGTTTCTGTAAGATCTATCCCCATGCAATCGGAGGCTGCAAATGAATAA
- a CDS encoding ATP-binding protein, producing the protein MKQWIELSRQRCKDRGMDPTRISSAGIKLSDNQLQVEKERYRDILAVIQYFAEKILSLLAGKPHLILVNNEQGYILDSYGDEGFKSVINNYGIHAGIKCDEEFMGTNVVTLALQEQAPIQIVGEEHYHEMLGNTACYCVPFHFPMYHNLSGTIAIMTSVEHHNHTYLALLSNMADSIERELSLRMTNQNQNLIQQLVVNNMRNGIIMTDERGIITEFNAYAEKITGRNRESVIHTPVFPFEHFGSYFYQALKYRKQFENIELSFRYSLDQKNVCLFDLLPIINEKGEILGAFAQFRDITDRVVLERQFINAEKFSAIGKMAAGLAHEIRNPLTSIIGFFQLLQKSNDPQKFQNYVGLINTELQNMKQLVSDFVVMAKPSTPERKAVNLQEFLKDTIRFMDSQAILKNTSITAIYDESLTMAWIDPAQIKQVLVNLIQNAIDSIDKNGFIQLSTKMGANNKMFQISIEDNGVGMTKEELAQIVNPFFSTKENGVGLGLSICYRIIENHKGNMTATSRKGIGTKFEVTLPLS; encoded by the coding sequence ATGAAGCAATGGATAGAATTATCTCGCCAAAGATGTAAGGATCGCGGGATGGATCCTACAAGAATATCTTCGGCGGGAATTAAATTATCAGACAATCAACTGCAAGTGGAAAAAGAACGATATCGGGATATTCTTGCTGTAATTCAGTATTTTGCTGAAAAAATATTGTCACTCTTGGCCGGAAAGCCGCATCTGATCCTTGTTAATAACGAACAGGGATACATCTTAGACAGCTATGGGGATGAAGGATTCAAATCAGTCATCAACAATTATGGCATTCATGCGGGAATCAAATGCGACGAAGAGTTTATGGGCACGAATGTAGTCACACTCGCTCTGCAAGAGCAGGCACCCATCCAGATCGTCGGCGAGGAACATTATCATGAGATGCTGGGAAATACGGCGTGTTATTGTGTGCCGTTCCATTTCCCAATGTATCATAATTTATCAGGGACCATTGCCATCATGACCTCGGTCGAGCACCATAATCATACCTATCTAGCACTTCTTTCTAATATGGCTGATTCTATTGAAAGAGAACTATCGCTTCGAATGACGAATCAGAATCAAAATCTTATTCAGCAGCTTGTTGTCAATAACATGCGCAACGGCATTATTATGACAGATGAGCGCGGTATTATTACAGAGTTTAACGCCTATGCCGAGAAAATAACAGGAAGAAATCGGGAAAGTGTCATCCATACGCCTGTCTTTCCTTTCGAACATTTCGGAAGCTATTTCTATCAAGCTCTCAAGTATCGGAAGCAATTCGAAAATATAGAGCTTTCTTTCCGATATTCGTTGGATCAGAAGAATGTGTGCCTGTTCGATTTACTTCCCATTATCAATGAAAAGGGCGAAATTTTAGGCGCTTTTGCTCAATTTCGTGATATTACGGATCGTGTTGTTCTTGAACGGCAATTCATTAATGCGGAAAAGTTCTCAGCCATCGGGAAGATGGCAGCAGGTTTAGCCCACGAAATAAGGAATCCGCTAACCTCGATTATCGGTTTTTTTCAGCTGCTTCAGAAATCAAATGATCCGCAGAAATTTCAGAATTACGTGGGACTCATCAATACGGAGCTGCAAAACATGAAGCAGTTGGTTTCTGACTTCGTTGTCATGGCAAAACCAAGCACGCCGGAGAGAAAGGCCGTAAACTTGCAAGAATTTTTGAAAGATACGATTCGGTTTATGGACAGTCAAGCCATTCTAAAAAATACATCTATCACCGCTATATATGATGAATCATTAACAATGGCTTGGATTGATCCTGCTCAAATTAAACAGGTACTGGTTAATTTAATTCAGAATGCGATAGATTCCATCGACAAAAATGGATTTATCCAGCTTTCAACGAAGATGGGTGCCAATAATAAAATGTTCCAAATCAGCATTGAAGATAACGGCGTGGGCATGACGAAGGAAGAGCTCGCGCAAATCGTAAATCCATTTTTTTCAACAAAAGAAAACGGCGTTGGACTTGGTTTATCCATCTGTTATCGGATCATTGAAAATCATAAAGGGAATATGACAGCCACATCGCGCAAAGGGATAGGAACGAAATTTGAAGTGACGCTTCCGCTTTCCTAA
- a CDS encoding transglutaminase-like domain-containing protein, whose protein sequence is MILTHESLQLEDYLIESEEVDYTDPAIQILANTLFLEAKTEVDFVQKAFEFVRDRISHSWDIQSSRITRTASETLHFREGICYAKSGLLCAILRSKGIPTGFCYQRLTLGDTPDTGYCLHALNAVYLKSLDKWIRLDARGNKVGVQAEFAIDEEKLAFPIREHYDEVDYAGIYIQPNKKTIDTLKQHTDCIQMILHGLPTSL, encoded by the coding sequence ATGATATTGACCCACGAGTCTTTACAGCTGGAAGACTACTTAATCGAGAGTGAAGAAGTAGATTATACCGATCCTGCAATTCAAATATTAGCAAATACTCTCTTCCTGGAAGCAAAAACTGAAGTTGATTTTGTGCAAAAAGCTTTCGAATTTGTGCGTGACCGCATTTCACATTCCTGGGATATTCAAAGCTCGCGGATTACCCGCACAGCTTCTGAGACGCTGCATTTTCGGGAAGGGATTTGTTATGCAAAGTCTGGTTTACTATGCGCAATACTAAGAAGCAAAGGGATCCCGACTGGTTTTTGCTATCAACGTTTAACGTTAGGAGATACCCCGGATACAGGGTATTGTCTGCATGCTTTGAATGCGGTCTACTTGAAATCACTCGATAAATGGATACGTCTGGATGCAAGGGGCAACAAGGTGGGGGTACAAGCCGAATTCGCCATTGACGAGGAAAAACTTGCTTTTCCGATCAGGGAACATTACGACGAAGTTGATTATGCTGGGATTTATATACAACCCAATAAGAAGACTATAGATACATTAAAACAGCATACAGACTGCATACAAATGATACTTCATGGTTTGCCGACAAGCTTGTAG